Proteins from a single region of Chryseobacterium sp. W4I1:
- a CDS encoding cupin-like domain-containing protein, with protein sequence MGIILKPIDVVDDITQEEFMEKYLKPRRPVVIKNMAKKWPAYQKWTMDYVKEVVGDVEVPLYDSKKADPAAPINTPTTKMKFGDYIDLIQREPTDLRIFFFDPIKHAGKLMDDFIAPKELMGGFLDKYPSMFFGGKSSVTFLHFDIDMAHIFHTHFNGRKHVKLFEYKWKERLYRLPYATYALEDYDIDNPDFEKYPALDGVEGIECFLEHGDTLFMPTGWWHWMKYLDGSFSISLRAWDKSWAVKAHSLWNLTVQRKFDDIMKSNFKTKYMDWKEKAAVKTAEMALKRGLPK encoded by the coding sequence ATGGGAATTATTTTAAAGCCTATAGATGTTGTAGATGATATTACTCAGGAAGAGTTTATGGAAAAATATCTAAAGCCCAGAAGGCCCGTTGTCATTAAAAACATGGCAAAAAAATGGCCCGCCTATCAAAAATGGACGATGGATTATGTAAAGGAAGTGGTAGGTGATGTAGAAGTTCCTCTATATGATTCAAAAAAGGCCGATCCCGCAGCTCCCATCAATACGCCCACTACAAAAATGAAGTTCGGAGATTATATAGATCTTATCCAAAGAGAGCCTACCGATCTGAGAATTTTCTTTTTTGACCCGATAAAACACGCCGGTAAATTGATGGATGACTTTATTGCTCCAAAAGAACTTATGGGTGGTTTTCTTGATAAATATCCTTCCATGTTTTTTGGTGGGAAAAGTTCTGTGACTTTCCTTCACTTTGATATTGATATGGCGCATATTTTCCATACGCATTTCAACGGAAGAAAGCATGTGAAGCTGTTTGAATATAAATGGAAAGAAAGACTTTACAGGCTACCGTACGCAACATACGCGCTGGAAGACTATGACATTGATAATCCTGATTTTGAAAAATACCCTGCCCTGGACGGTGTAGAAGGAATTGAATGTTTCCTTGAGCACGGGGATACGCTTTTCATGCCTACCGGATGGTGGCACTGGATGAAATATCTGGACGGAAGTTTCTCTATTTCTCTCAGAGCATGGGACAAGTCCTGGGCAGTGAAAGCTCACTCTTTATGGAACCTGACTGTACAGCGTAAATTTGATGATATTATGAAGTCTAATTTTAAGACTAAATATATGGACTGGAAAGAAAAAGCAGCCGTTAAGACCGCAGAAATGGCCCTAAAAAGAGGCTTACCAAAATAA